A genomic segment from Tachysurus fulvidraco isolate hzauxx_2018 unplaced genomic scaffold, HZAU_PFXX_2.0 HiC_scaffold_42_np12, whole genome shotgun sequence encodes:
- the LOC113656960 gene encoding microphthalmia-associated transcription factor-like, protein MQAESGIVPDLEVDEEFTEEPKIYYELKSQPIKPSTHQSDQQCSSLSSLSSSRVLLRQQLMREQLHDQERRENQFRCHTSPYEPPTPTQSCTLNPTQTSAIDVSTHVALPTTSLVPPEVLRVKTHLENPTKYHLQQAQRQQVKAYLSTTLDPFPSMPCATSEPGGINSSPNSPMALLTLSSTCKREMDDVIDDIISLESSYSDMLGMSLDSALHMANTVPLSANQMEVYNTQSLAPPTISISNSCRENLPNIKREFYDARALAKERQKKDNHNLIERRRRFNINDRIKELGTLIPKSNDPDMRWNKGTILKASVDYIKKLQKDQQHAKELETRQKKLEIANHHLMVRVQELEMQARAQGHVPSPQGDCNKPTEGNIPTSDPRTYVVMAKTTDAKLDAMLMEDMVLPLTTSLSPKSSSTKSSVTVEEKEHTC, encoded by the exons ATGCAGGCGGAGTCCGGGATTGTTCCAGACCTGGAGGTCGATGAGGAGTTTACCGAAGAACCGAAAATTTATTACGAACTGAAGAGTCAGCCAATCAAACCCAG tacaCATCAGTCAGATCAGCAGtgttcatctctctcctctctctcttcgtccCGTGTCCTTCTGCGGCAACAGTTGATGCGTGAGCAGCTTCATGATCAGGAGCGAAGAGAGAACCAGTTTAGATGCCACACCTCCCCATATGAGCCGCCCACTCCAACACAAAGCTGTACCCTAAACCCCACCCAGACTTCTGCCATTGATGTCAGCACCCACGTGGCCCTGCCCACCACCTCACTTGTGCCCCCTGAAGTGCTGAGG GTGAAGACTCATTTAGAAAACCCCACTAAGTATCACCTACAGCAGGCTCAGAGACAGCAGGTGAAAGCGTACCTGTCGACCACACTCGACCCATTTCCCAGCATGCCGTGTGCCACATCTGAACCTGGGGGAATAAACAGCAGCCCCAACAGTCCCATGGCATTACTCACCCTCAGCTCCACCTGTAAGAGAGag ATGGATGACGTaattgatgacatcatcagtttGGAGTCAAGTTACAGTGATATGCTAGGAATGTCTTTGGACTCCGCCCTTCACATGGCCAACACG GTGCCACTGTCAGCGAATCagatggaggtttataataCTCAGAGTTTAGCTCCACCTACCATTTCCATCAGCAATTCCTGCCGTGAGAACCTGCCGAACATCAAGAGGGAGTTTTATG ATGCTCGTGCTCTTGCAAAGGAACGACAGAAAAAAGACAACCACAACCTGA TCGAGAGAAGACGGCGATTCAATATCAATGACCGCATTAAAGAGCTTGGCACTCTTATCCCCAAATCCAACGACCC ggacATGCGCTGGAACAAGGGCACTATACTGAAGGCATCAGTGGACTATATCAAGAAGCTGCAGAAGGATCAGCAACACGCCAAAGAGCTGGAGACCCGGCAAAAGAAACTGGAGATTGCTAACCACCACCTGATGGTGCGAGTACAG GAGTTGGAGATGCAGGCTCGAGCTCAGGGTCACGTCCCTTCTCCCCAAGGTGACTGCAACAAGCCCACAGAAGGCAACATCCCAACATCTGACCCTAGAACCTATGTGGTCATGGCCAAGACTACAGATGCCAAACTAGATGCCATGTTGATGGAGGACATGGTGTTGCCCTTAACAACAAGCCTTTCACCAAAGAGCAGCAGCACAAAGAGTAGCGTTACCGTGGAGGAGAAGGAGCACACATGCTAA